The following proteins are encoded in a genomic region of Planktothrix tepida PCC 9214:
- the ccmS gene encoding beta-carboxysome assembly chaperone CcmS, giving the protein MIKLDSNQSSLEKPSWQSQLDRFVEAHRPELAALAWGLRLQWGEQPDTLGIDLKPTPHFVPCPKSAIEQLNVSVENRLQELLGIVDGYQPEKEVILIGIGFDRVKLIYFESNPTPPDCFEQIGKDVDTLLKELEDSMNQMIKL; this is encoded by the coding sequence ATGATTAAACTTGATAGCAATCAATCCAGTTTAGAAAAACCAAGTTGGCAAAGTCAGTTAGATCGGTTTGTGGAAGCTCATCGCCCGGAATTAGCAGCTTTAGCTTGGGGTTTGCGTTTACAGTGGGGTGAACAACCCGATACCCTAGGAATTGATCTCAAACCCACCCCCCATTTTGTTCCTTGTCCGAAATCTGCTATTGAACAACTCAATGTAAGTGTTGAAAATCGTTTGCAAGAACTCTTAGGAATTGTAGATGGATATCAACCGGAAAAAGAAGTGATTTTGATAGGAATTGGTTTTGATCGTGTCAAATTAATTTATTTTGAATCTAATCCCACTCCCCCTGATTGTTTTGAACAGATTGGAAAAGATGTTGATACATTATTAAAAGAGTTAGAAGATTCTATGAATCAAATGATAAAATTGTAG